One part of the Archocentrus centrarchus isolate MPI-CPG fArcCen1 unplaced genomic scaffold, fArcCen1 scaffold_40_ctg1, whole genome shotgun sequence genome encodes these proteins:
- the cyb5r4 gene encoding LOW QUALITY PROTEIN: cytochrome b5 reductase 4 (The sequence of the model RefSeq protein was modified relative to this genomic sequence to represent the inferred CDS: deleted 2 bases in 1 codon) yields MLNIPTQCFPAPSSQQRVSPSGQSGRNKVALKPGHSLMDWIRFSKSGKDLTGLGGRLIEVTQEELQKHNRREDCWTCIRGMVYNVTPYMDYHPGGEEELMKAAGIDGTELFDQVHRWVNYESMLKECLVGRLTPKATTAVKAVIPPPPVTGLTSPTAVPPPPGKDSRPRYDWFQTEATVHLVVYTKRKLPSSGCATVDLEAGVLRVEVLLGKMSYMIHLRLADEVEENVAVHTAFSVGKIQVSIRKGTKGKWVNLGQPLESHNTFLRKKDRAVFYRDCVLVSKTEVNHNTYLFRLQFPRGTVMHVPVGKHVYLKALIQDGEIVRPYTPVEHNLAAASQDSDLYLMIKVYPDGVFTPHLSSLNVGEHMAVSGPEGTFSLHPLRDVTNLYLIAAGTGFTPMARLIRVALEDIETIRKTKLLFFNRWEEDILWRCGLDELAANNDRFQVEYVLSEPSESWTGRKGQVDGSMLNEFLARSDGSKCYVCVCGPTAFTELTVGLLKHQGFSEEELHTFQG; encoded by the exons ATGTTAAACATTCCGACCCAGTGCTTCCCGGCACCGAGCTCCCAGCAGCGGGTCTCTCCGTCCGGCCAGTCCGGGAGGAACAAG GTGGCGCTGAAGCCTGGCCACAGTCTCATGGACTGGATTCGGTTTTCCAAGAGTGGAAAAGATCTGACTGGTCTCGGGGGGCGCCTGATTGAAGTTACCCAGGAAGAACTGCAGAAACACAACAGGAGAGAGGACTGCTGGACCTGCATACGAG GTATGGTTTACAATGTGACCCCCTACATGGACTACCACCCTGGTGGAGAAGAGGAGCTGATGAAGGCAGCAGGAATAGATGGAACTGAACTCTTTGACCAG GTCCATCGCTGGGTGAACTATGAGTCCATGCTGAAGGAGTGCCTGGTGGGCAGATTGACCCCCAAGGCCACCACAGCTGTTAAAG CAGTCATCCCTCCCCCACCTGTGACTGGCCTCACTTCACCAACTGCAGTGCCG CCCCCCCCAGGCAAAGACTCTCGGCCTCG gtATGACTGGTTCCAAACTGAGGCGACCGTTCATCTGGTTGTTTATACCAAAAGAAAG TTACCCAGCTCAGGGTGCGCCACTGTTGATCTAGAGGCAGGCGTTCTCCGAGTGGAGGTGCTGCTGGGGAAGATGTCCTACATGATTCATTTAC GTCTCGCTGATGAAGTTGAGGAAAATGTTGCAG TTCACACTGCTTTCTCAGTGGGAAAGATCCAGGTCAGCATACGCAAAGGTACTAAAGGAAAATGGGTGAACCTTGGCCAGCCACTTGAATCCCATAATACATTTCTACGCAAAAAAGACAGAG CTGTCTTCTATCGGGATTGTGTGCTGGTGTCTAAGACTGAGGTGAACCACAACACTTATTTATTCAGACTGCAGTTCCCACGTGGGACTGTGATGCATGTGCCTGTTGGAAAACACGTCTATCTCAAAGCGCTCATTCAAG ATGGAGAAATAGTGAGGCCATACACTCCAGTGGAGCACAATCTTGCAGCAGCTTCCCAGGACTCAGACCTCTACCTCATGATCAAAGTCTACCCTGATGGAGTGTTCACCCCACATCTCAGCAGCCTAAATGTTG GTGAGCATATGGCTGTAAGTGGTCCAGAGGGTACTTTCAGCCTCCATCCCCTTCGTGATGTCACGAACCTCTACTTAATAGCTGCAGGCACAGGGTTCACGCCCATGGCTCGCCTTATTCGTGTGGCCCTTGAAGACATTGAAACCATCAG GAAAACAAAGCTGCTCTTTTTTAACCGGTGGGAAGAGGACATCCTGTGGCGCTGTGGACTGGATGAACTGGCTGCTAATAATGACAG GTTTCAGGTGGAATATGTCCTCTCTGAGCCCAGTGAGAGCTGGACTGGCCGGAAAGGTCAGGTGGATGGGTCCATGCTCAATGAATTCCTTGCCAGGTCTGATGGGTCCAAATGctacgtgtgtgtctgtggcccTACGGCCTTCACAGAGCTAACAGTAGG GCTGTTGAAGCATCAGGGCTTCAGTGAAGAGGAGCTCCACACCTTCCAGGGTTGA